The Aquipuribacter sp. SD81 genome contains a region encoding:
- a CDS encoding histidinol-phosphate transaminase, whose amino-acid sequence MADVPRLRSALASLPAYRPGRAPAGTGGPSYKLSSNENPYPPLPSVLDVLADAGRLVNRYPDMFATGLVHAVAERHGLAPEQVVCGTGSVGVLGQVVQATCETGDEVVFAWRSFEAYPIVVGVSGATGVRVPLDGAGRHDLDAMAAAVTDRTRLVLVCSPNNPTGPAVHEAELRRFLAAVPRDVVVVLDEAYTEFVRDPDAVTGPPLLAERPNLVVLRTFSKAYGLAALRVGYALASPTVADALRVTAVPFGVSGPAQAAALASLQAEHELLARVEELVAERTRVRDALADVGWKVPDPQGNFVWLALGDRTAELVEACEAVGVTVRGFPGEGARCSIGEEAANDLLVATAARFAV is encoded by the coding sequence GTGGCCGACGTCCCCCGCCTGCGCAGCGCCCTCGCGTCCCTGCCGGCGTACCGGCCCGGACGCGCGCCGGCCGGCACCGGAGGACCGTCGTACAAGCTGTCGTCGAACGAGAACCCGTACCCGCCGCTGCCGTCGGTGCTGGACGTGCTGGCTGACGCGGGCCGGCTCGTCAACCGCTACCCCGACATGTTCGCCACCGGGTTGGTCCACGCCGTCGCGGAGCGTCACGGCCTTGCACCCGAGCAGGTGGTGTGCGGCACCGGCAGCGTCGGCGTCCTCGGGCAGGTCGTCCAGGCGACGTGCGAGACCGGCGACGAGGTCGTCTTCGCGTGGCGGTCCTTCGAGGCGTACCCCATCGTCGTGGGGGTCAGCGGCGCCACGGGGGTGCGCGTCCCGCTGGACGGCGCGGGCCGTCACGACCTCGACGCGATGGCTGCCGCGGTCACCGACCGGACGCGCCTCGTCCTGGTCTGCAGCCCGAACAACCCCACGGGCCCGGCGGTGCACGAGGCGGAGCTGCGCCGCTTCCTCGCCGCGGTGCCGCGCGACGTCGTCGTCGTCCTCGACGAGGCGTACACGGAGTTCGTGCGGGACCCCGACGCGGTCACCGGGCCCCCGCTGCTCGCGGAGCGCCCCAACCTCGTCGTGCTGCGGACGTTCTCCAAGGCGTACGGGCTCGCGGCGCTGCGCGTCGGCTACGCCCTGGCCTCGCCGACCGTCGCCGACGCCCTGCGCGTCACGGCCGTGCCCTTCGGCGTCTCCGGGCCGGCGCAGGCGGCGGCCCTCGCGTCGCTGCAGGCCGAGCACGAGCTCCTCGCCCGGGTCGAGGAGCTCGTCGCCGAGCGGACGCGCGTGCGCGACGCCCTCGCCGACGTCGGGTGGAAGGTCCCCGACCCGCAGGGCAACTTCGTGTGGCTCGCGCTCGGCGACCGGACCGCCGAGCTCGTCGAGGCGTGCGAGGCGGTCGGCGTCACCGTGCGTGGCTTCCCCGGCGAGGGTGCCCGCTGCTCCATCGGCGAGGAGGCGGCGAACGACCTGCTCGTCGCCACGGCCGCGCGCTTCGCGGTCTGA